The genomic DNA aaaaaaaacaaatcaccTGAGAGCTGTGCACTTGAGACTTAAACTTCCCCAAATTACCATCTTGTGTCATCTCAATCTAAAACCACATCAACACCAAATGCAAATTCAATCACAAACACTTCAAaactcaaaaaaaataaaataaaataactaactaaaaaacaaagaaacaaaccCTTTGCATTTCAGCCTTGGAAACAAAAGATTGAGCCACATTTTCCAAACTATCATTCAAAACCTCCGTAATCGCAGACGTAATCGCTTCCGCTTGCTTCGAAGGCACTCCTTGCCCTTCCAATCTCCTAACCTAAAcaacattcaaaattcaaatcaaccAAATTTTAAACTAACGCATTATTTGAATTCATGACTTACAAGCGCTAATGTATCAACAAGGAAGAGACGTTTGCCATTGGATTGAACAAGTTGAGAAATCTGCCTACAATCAAATCTGCTAAAGCTCTGATAACAAGATGGATTGGATACAAAAGGGAGTTGTTTATAAACCGATGAAGTGAAGGCCTGGACGGACCGTAGCTTCGTTCCGGCCCCAATACAGGCCGACATTATCAAAAACAGAACAATCAATTTGATCGACAAGTAATCAAATGAAATGGATTCGAAGAAGAAATTGGGAGAATGATGATTGGATTAGATTTGGGTTGGTTTGTTTTTCGGGAATCGTGGGAGAATgggtttttttgttttatttttatagggttttttttttttttttttttttttttttatgaaaccTCCACCCATACAcgttttttgttaaaaaaaaataaacaaattaaataaacaaaaagtTTTTAAGGGAATGTACGCGCCGCCATGAACCTGGCGCGGAGATTAAAAAAgaattggcgcccaccgtggggctcgAACCCACGACCACAAGGTTAAGAGCCTTGCGCTCTACCAACTGAGCTAGACGGGCTTGTTGGATTTTAAGAGCATTTCGATTATATAATCAAGATACGTTACTGTTGTCACATTTTATAACTTCTAAATGTCACTGAACTGTAAGATATgtaaataaattattatataaataGTAGTATATGATACAACTAGGTtagaacccgtgtattacacgggttgaaaaaaatataattttacatactaaataataaaacaatatatttttaaaaacctcatttattacacgggttgaataaatgtaattttatatattaaataataaaaaaatattatatttttaagaaattGTAATCtacataccaaataataaaaaagttaaatttttaaaaactctacgtattacatgagttgaataaatgtaattttagatTGATggtatattaaataaatataattttggatTAATAGTGtatcaaataaatataattttggataaagtcttatatataaattttaagtaatcaatatatttgataaataataaaaatactaataatagtaaaaaatctaatttatatactaaatctATTTtttactataataaaagaaaccaacttttagATACGTGTCATTTATTAAAGGTATCttcaaatctatacttatcttttattaattaaataaataataaatgaatATTAAATATTATCATACTTTAATTAAATATGGTTAGTTATTATCAATTATAATTAAAGATGACATAGTTGATGCATGTTGTATTTAACAGTAAGtgattaaacaaacaaaaatcacTACAAATTATCCAAGTCAAATAGATGGTCAAAAAGTTGAacttaaatttaaattaaaattgaaatgtaTTCAACTATCTATAACCTTCTAAcgtatttatttaaaaaaaatcttttagtAATTTGTTAGTATATTCTTTGTTTatagaaaatcaaaaaaataatattataaatgagaagtatagattaaatttaaattaaatactaattatctatagttaagtagaagagattaaacaaaataatatttagtagaagagttatctataattatttagaagagattaaattaaataataattatccataagatattaaactaaataatatttcgtAGGaggattatttataattaataaaaagagattaaacttaaattaaacttaaataataattatccataagacatggcctaatatgatgacaagtgtcccaaagttggtttcttttattatatagtatagactaggttataacccggaaaCTTTCCaggtaggaaaatttaatttacaataaataaaagtatataaataacATTTTTAACCTCTAAAATATCCTCTTTCCCTTTTCTCCACCACAAATTTTTAATTCGGTTTCTTAAAGTTTTTTCTAGTTATAAAGAgccataaaaacatacaaaagcaagATGAGTATAACTTAATCGTTTGGTTCAAGTATAACTTAAGGGTACTTGGATATTGTATGTTAACTTGAATTACAAAAATACATTTTCAGTTAACAtacaatatggatggagttaaagCCGGGGATCAAATTGGCGATTAAGTAGTGACCTTCGTTTAAGAACTCGTGAAGCTTTAAATAACTTTGAATTATACTTATACATTTTGGTATTAATAATATGTAATGCATCTTTTATAAAACAATTGTCGTTTATTTAATACGGGTCTTACAATTTTATACACAAACTTGTCATGTATTTTGTATCTATACTATAGGTATTAATGTATCTGAATTATAATGAAAAAATATTTTGTAAACGTATgcaacaattaagaattaaaTGTTAACATATGTTTAGGAAAAAAGTATTGTAATATCAttaaactaaaaataaattaGATATCGCATTTCCGATATAGCATTTACTGCTCGATATTTCCGGTTTGTAATTGACTCGTAATAAGAAATTAAACATTATTATATCACATGTTAAAccaatacaaaatataaaatcataattttgataTTTGAATTTAGTCAAACCATAATACACATAAAATATAGTCAATTCGGAAAGTATTAAATGGCAATTACCTACTAAAATATAATGTAATTTACATTTTTGAAATTCGAATTGAGTCAAACCGtaataaacataaaatttaaaatacGGAAAGTATTAAATGGTAATTAActactaaaataataaataaatcatCATTCTGAAATTCAAAATGACTCTAACCGTAATAgagataaaataaaatataaggaaaGTATTTAATGGTAATTGAGCACTAAAAATATAATATAAGGAAAATATTTAATGGTAATTGAgtactaaaaataaaaaagtaaattaTCATTTTGAAATTGAAATTGGGTCTAACCGTAATAGACATAAAATCTAATATATGGTACATTACATAACTATTTGTTACAAAACTTGGTGTTAAAAATCAAAACTATATAGCTTGAAACTTTTAACTTACACCTTAAATGTATGATTATGTATGATTAGAGACATGGATACCGTCGGCTCTCTTCGGCACTATTGTCATTGGTAGAGGTGCTATGAAGATGTAATAGCTTATCGTAATCACCAAGATTTAGATAGATAGGTAAAACACGCACATGAGGACGGTGACAATGAAGTTTAACACAtatgccaattttttttttttaaccataATACTTCTGGTTGCTAATTTGAAGGTTAAAAGTAAGACGTTTGGTTTTTTTAAAAACAACATATCATTTAACTATCAAATACGTTAAAATAGCAATAAATACCAATTAAGACATGGAGTCATACAACAATTATAATTTACTTTTAAGACTAAAATTTACTCCCAGCCCATTGCTATCATCCCCCAAAATGTATCTGTAGAAATTTAAGAAGGCAAAAATGTTGTAATTTCAAAATAACATCAACAACTATATTGGTACCAGCTTGCAGTTACCGACACCAGAGCTTGTTCTCAGATAGGAGTGGTCTTAGCTGCAAAATGGTATCTTTAACtgcagcaaaaaaaaaaacttacaataAATACTCAATTCAAAAGAGAGCAATCTATTAAAAGGCCGAGAATTGTAATATATTTCACTAAGGTTGAGATTAGCATAAGTGTTCATATTGTCTCGTATGCTTTAAAGCAAACGGGTAATTGGCTTATTACACTTGCAAGTAAAAAAATGCTTCACCTGAATGAAGTGGGTCAAATCACCAAAGAATGTATGGCTTTGTGTGTAATCAACATTACTCTCTTGTTATGAGTCCAACTGATAACATGACCACAATTAATAAAACAATCATGATATGGCCTTATATAACCTAGATAtggtaaaaaaatattaaaagatgATAAAAAAATATCAAATGATTACCGGTAGACTTACCATCCTCTCTCTCGACAAAACGCAAATCATCAAAGTTTGTGATTGTGGCCAAAGATTCAACTTTCTTACCATCCTGCAGGTAACAcaacaatttaagttaaaattgATAAAAACTGCATAGTCATTAAAATAATGCTTTCAGTTACATCCAAAGTGGATCCAGGATGGGTCCATTGCAGAAACCTACCATTATAACTCTTTAACGGACGGTCAACAACAGGGCAAGCTTACCGTTGACAACGGCGGTTCATGGTTAATGATGCCCAACCACCAAAGATGGTGATTAACTTTGGCCCACACCAGATCTCCCTCATGAAATTGGTTCTCCATTGATGGATCTTTCTATGATTCGCTTTGATCGATCTTTCCTAATCTGAAAATCACAAATTTCAAACCTTTATTTTCTCTCAATGCCTAAATCTCTCAGCCTCGAGATATCCGTCTCGTTGTGTTGCTCTATGCTCTACTCATATATTATTTGGCACCCAATATCATGCTTTATAGGAGGAAAAATTCATGTCAATAACTacaataaatgaataaaaaattAGTGAATTAACCAACTGAAAAGAAAAACATCAGTTTAAATACAatacaaaaaagaaaaacatcAATTTAAATACAATATATTTAGTAATCATAAAACCAATAAACATACCAAAAAATACGATCATCGTCCTCAATCAGCTTTAAGAATGAAGGACTGTTGTTACTCGGATCCATACCTGCAAATTAATTATGAACGGTTTTAAACACGTAAAACGGTAAACTATTTATAGAAACGAACTCATAAGAGCgggaaaaaatataaaacaaaaaaaagcaACGGTtcaaaaaatgtaaaacaatttatttatagaaacacaATAAATATTCCGGAAAAACATATTAGaccataaattaaataaaatatgcAAAATTTTTAATGGATTGGtaattaatacaatacaaaatttattactaACAAAAAATACAGTCAAATAAATCAGCATAATCGATGAAACCTAACATTATACCGGATCAAaaattagcaaaaaaaaaaacaataaaactaaaatTACCTGTAAAATTGATCAGCCATGACCTACAAAGGTAGTGATAGTTataaatttaaaaaccaaaatacAGATAGAAAACATTATTCAACATACTGATTCTATAATATATACTACTTACAATGACGTCTTCCTCAGGTGTGATTTTGGATATAAAGCTGTTTTCATGAACAAATAATTTAAACACCGAAAGAAAGAATGATGATGGTCCAAATGACTGAAACATAAGATAGTTATTTTTTCTTATACAACTATCCCGAACAACTTTGGTGAAGCCATCACCAAGCACATGGCCCAATTCAGTTTTTTTCAGTCTTACAAACCATAACTTGTTACCATCAACAATCTTAACAGATTCTTTGTAAGGTGGTTGCTCTCCCCACATCATTGAAGCAAAGTCATTAGGTATTTGCTATGAGTTTAAGacaaaaaatgagaaaaatataaACTTTCAGTTTACTTTAAATTTGATTAGTAattataaaacaaataaacatatcaaaaatattgggtcatcttcctcaataagctttaaaaaaAAGGACTGTTGTTACTCTAATCCATATCTGGAAATAAATTATGAAgactttttaaaaaatataacggtaaaCTATATTTATAGAAAGAAACTTATAATATCGGGAGAAACTTCTAAAACAAAAAGTAAAAACAAACGgtttcaaaaaaatttaaaaaaaaattatttttagaaacacaatcaatattcCGAAAAAACATATGAAACACTAAAAATTTACATAATTTTTAATGGATTCAAAATTAATACAATATAAAATTTATTGATTGTGTAAAAAATGACTGTAAAAACAAAACGGAGCATAAACAATGAAACCTAACATTATAAGAGATGAGCATAAACAATGAAACAAAACATTATATAGGATCAAAATAGCAAAACAACAATAAAATTATACTTACCTATAACATGTTCGACGAAGATTCAGAGTCCGCCAGTGGTATAAAATTTAGGGTTAatcatgaaaaaagaaaaaacgAAATAAAAAAATCAGTAACATCATCAATCCATGAATACATCAACAAAAGATCCTTTCATAAGATTCGAATCCGATTAtgtaaatcatcatcaacaaaaaaaaaaaaaaaaaaaaaaaaaccagaaaaGTCATCAAAAATTGgcattaacaacaaacaatctaATATTGTTTACATACCTTCTCTATATGTCTATTGATCTACAAAAAAATAAGAACAACAACAAACATTAGCAACTGCCGAAACcgttttcaacatcaacaacaaacaaaaaaaaaaaattaaaaaaaatcagtaAGAGCATCACTCTTTCAAAGACATCAAGAATAGATCCATTAATAAGATTAGATTCGAAAAAtttaaatcatcatcaccaacacaaaaaatacagaaaaatgataaaaaaaaagtgCGATTTAAGATTTAAAATACATTACAATCTAATCTAGGTTACATACCTGCAGAATAAGTGcaatgatctacaaaaaaagaagaagaacaaaaATCATTAGCATCTGCGGAAAGAGTTTTGAACAAAAAATAAGTTCCTACAGTATCGAAGAAAATAAACAAAGAGTATTTCGCTTGGATTATGATCATCCTAAGAATAATATAACTATTTAAAACAGATGCTATATATCTTTCTAAattctgagaaacttgaaaaataatgtgattgtcgaaaattatggaaactaacacaaaaATTGGAagaaattaaaactttaatataagttatcttgataaatttggaaatacgttacaatttagacaactttgataagtatccataattgatataagtttcaaaaattcaaattttaaaataaTCAGTTAAAACAATTTACttaaatagttaaatattattcaaacttaaattcaaaaccaatgagcttaatatattcataatataatcaATATCTAAATGATTGTGAAAAAAGATCAATCACAATCATGGACCTGAGAAGAAGCTCGAGACCACTGATTCAATTCACACCTTAGTTGTCGAATGAAGAATGTTGTCTGGAAAAAAACTcaccacaaaatcatcaaatCAACTGGAATTTGATCTTCTTCTCCACTTATGAGGAATTGATAAACCCTAACAGATAATCATAAGACCGATTTGATGAAAAATGAGAAATCAAACAATGTAAAAATAAAGAACACAATCAATTCTTTAATCTGAATGGTAACTGATCATTATGTGATTATTAAGTTTTCTCATTGATAAGATGTTGATGATAAAATCGTTTAGATCAAAGATGATACCTGATTAAGACTTCAAAACAAAACATTGTAGGAATCGGTCTTGATCATATGAAAAAACAAAATGCAACCATCATTAATAACATCAAAATCAACGAtttaagataaaatatatgaacAATATGAAAAGGAAAAACATTAACATCGGCGGAAAGAATCTTATAAGATCtgaaaacataaataaaaatgatcTAGGTCTGATCAAGTATATTTACCTGTAATTTTTGAAAGGTTCGTCACCTAAGATGATGATCGGCTATGGTATTTTGATGATCGGAGATAGTATGTTGATTTAGGGTTTGTAATCGAAGATGGTAGGTAGAAGAGAGAGAACAGAGAGAGAAAGAAGATCACATATGAAGAAATGTTATGCGAAATAATTGAGTGAAATCAATTTATATGATCCGAATTCTAAATGGGTAATTTGGATAAACCGAAAACCGGCCCAGGCAATTCCGAATCCGGCGTCTCTTTGGgtttttggtttgtgttttgtgaAAGTTCTTTTGTTTATAGAGAAATTCCATCATTTCCCTCCCAAAATCAAAGTCCACTAAACAAATGGATGTCACATCATCAAAATGGCTTCACCATTCAAGGACACATAGCCCacatcatctcatttattaatatatatagataaggACTGAAATCAACATATCAATTCCTTCAATATTTCATTTCATTATGTGAAACATAGATAGTCTATTCCGGACATTGAATTAccgtttatagtatatataattataaacaATTTAAAAGtaatcaaaatatatataattataatcaTGCGAGATTTCATGCATTATTTCCTCACAAGAAACGTTGTCAAAACTCAAAACCTCACATGGGACAGCTATGCGAAGACAGTTGACACCGACCAAGCTCAACACCAACCTAATCATAATTGTAACTTGTAAGCATAATTGTGTGAACAATAATCTTAAATAAAATTATTAACGTAACATCATGAAGATTAAATTATTGAATTTTAAGATTAAGAGTTTATTAGCGTTCTCTAAAGCTATGTTTATTAATTTACTGTttaattaaacaatcaataaattACAAATCGATTACACCGTTTTCAAATCAGTGATTAATAGAAGTACACTGCAACTTCGTAGACATCAAAAACATAACATTCATAAATCATAACCCTCAAATCGATCACAAATAAACCGTACAGGttaacaagaagttatgaaatagtGAATGcaaatgggtatttatagggttaacCGGATAACTCGCTTGATTCACTGGTCAAATTCAATTTCGAATTTGTGAGTTTTGAAGGCCCCTAGACATGAACATTATTGTTACCGATACTGGTATTAGTACCAATATTCACT from Helianthus annuus cultivar XRQ/B chromosome 7, HanXRQr2.0-SUNRISE, whole genome shotgun sequence includes the following:
- the LOC110899473 gene encoding protein FMP32, mitochondrial, producing the protein MSACIGAGTKLRSVQAFTSSVYKQLPFVSNPSCYQSFSRFDCRQISQLVQSNGKRLFLVDTLALVRRLEGQGVPSKQAEAITSAITEVLNDSLENVAQSFVSKAEMQRIEMTQDGNLGKFKSQVHSSQENHFSMLQRETEKLRNDIEKMRSELRYEIDKVTAGQRLDLNLERGRIRDELANQNQETANLTNKLDREIHSLRAQLEAAKYDVIKYCIGTLVSISAVGLAVLRILM